From the Thermoanaerobaculia bacterium genome, one window contains:
- a CDS encoding glycerophosphoryl diester phosphodiesterase membrane domain-containing protein: MEDSQPSGSEPVFAGAWSDGMRVWRQLLATDLVFKLLAFAVLTPLVGLALEAGVAASGSSVLADIDILLFFLRPLGLLLLVGVAAFSIAIVALELACLMAIGVGATAGVRVDSGQAVRFALGRALPVFELAVRVVARSLLLAAPFLLGLGLVYLGLLRDFDINYYLKEKPPAFLAAVGLVLALVIGLAAVLVPRLVSWSLALPLVLFEDVPPRRALAESARRTDGERRRISRTLILWGVAALLLASVLPAAIFGLGRLVAPFGMGNVGWVLGFMLLLTALWVVINLLISWGNTSAFALLVVQIYRRLGGRDSAMRARLAEAEPLTAGGAPRLSFALAMGAVVLLALIAGGIGVYLLRGVRGQGEVVVIAHRGAAASAPENTLASVQRAIDEGADFVEIDVQETADGEIAVLHDSDLMRVAGVDLKIWDATVERLAGIDIGSWFAPEFHGERVPLLRDVLSRARGSAKVMIELKYYGHDIALAQRAVDIVEGLAQAGNVVAMSLEYDQVRRMRELRPQWTLGLLTAKAVGDLTTVDADFLAVNAGIATRAFVRRAHARGKKVYVWTINDPVQMFRMLNLGVDGLITDEPAIARWVIERRSGMSSAERLLVGLAFFFGAAAPDPPAAVDAPV; the protein is encoded by the coding sequence ATGGAGGACTCCCAACCGTCCGGCTCCGAGCCCGTCTTCGCCGGTGCCTGGTCCGACGGCATGCGGGTCTGGCGGCAGCTCCTCGCGACCGATCTGGTCTTCAAACTGCTGGCGTTCGCGGTATTGACGCCACTCGTCGGGCTGGCCCTCGAGGCGGGGGTGGCCGCGTCCGGAAGCTCGGTCCTGGCGGACATCGACATCCTCCTCTTTTTCTTGCGCCCCCTGGGACTCCTCCTGCTGGTCGGCGTCGCGGCGTTTTCGATCGCCATCGTCGCGCTCGAGCTGGCCTGTCTGATGGCAATCGGCGTCGGCGCGACGGCTGGGGTGCGGGTCGACTCCGGGCAGGCCGTGCGCTTCGCGCTCGGCCGTGCGCTGCCGGTCTTCGAGCTCGCCGTCCGGGTGGTCGCGAGGTCGCTGCTGCTTGCCGCTCCGTTCCTGCTGGGACTGGGCCTGGTCTACCTCGGTCTCCTGCGCGATTTCGACATCAACTACTACCTCAAGGAGAAGCCGCCGGCCTTCCTGGCGGCAGTGGGGCTGGTTCTGGCCCTGGTGATCGGACTGGCGGCGGTCCTGGTGCCGCGACTCGTCTCCTGGAGCCTGGCGCTGCCGTTGGTCCTTTTCGAGGATGTTCCGCCGCGGCGCGCCCTCGCCGAAAGCGCGCGGCGGACCGACGGCGAGCGCCGGAGGATTTCCCGCACGCTCATCCTGTGGGGTGTCGCAGCGCTTCTCCTCGCTAGCGTGCTGCCGGCGGCGATCTTCGGACTGGGGCGGCTCGTCGCTCCCTTCGGGATGGGCAACGTCGGCTGGGTCCTCGGCTTCATGCTTCTCCTCACCGCCCTCTGGGTCGTCATCAACCTGTTGATCAGCTGGGGAAACACCTCTGCCTTCGCACTTCTCGTCGTACAGATCTACCGGCGTTTGGGTGGCAGGGACAGCGCGATGCGCGCACGCCTGGCGGAGGCCGAACCTCTCACAGCGGGCGGCGCACCTCGTCTGAGCTTCGCCCTGGCGATGGGTGCCGTGGTGCTGCTCGCCCTGATCGCCGGCGGCATCGGTGTCTACCTGCTGCGGGGAGTGCGCGGTCAGGGCGAAGTGGTCGTCATCGCCCATCGCGGCGCCGCGGCGTCGGCGCCCGAAAACACGCTCGCCTCGGTGCAGAGGGCCATCGATGAGGGTGCGGACTTTGTCGAGATCGATGTCCAGGAGACCGCCGACGGCGAGATCGCCGTGCTGCACGACAGCGATCTCATGAGAGTCGCCGGCGTCGACCTGAAGATCTGGGACGCGACCGTCGAGCGCCTCGCCGGAATCGACATCGGCAGCTGGTTCGCCCCGGAGTTCCATGGCGAGCGCGTGCCGCTGCTGCGAGATGTCCTTTCGCGAGCGCGAGGAAGCGCCAAGGTCATGATCGAGCTCAAGTACTACGGTCACGACATCGCGCTCGCACAGCGGGCCGTCGACATCGTCGAAGGGCTCGCTCAGGCTGGAAACGTCGTCGCCATGTCGCTCGAGTACGACCAGGTGCGAAGAATGCGGGAGCTCCGGCCGCAGTGGACGCTCGGCCTGCTGACGGCGAAGGCGGTCGGCGACCTGACCACGGTCGACGCCGACTTCCTCGCCGTCAACGCCGGGATCGCCACGCGCGCTTTCGTGCGTCGCGCCCACGCCCGCGGCAAGAAGGTCTACGTCTGGACCATCAACGACCCGGTGCAGATGTTCCGCATGCTGAACCTCGGAGTCGATGGACTCATCACCGACGAGCCGGCGATCGCCCGCTGGGTGATCGAACGGCGCTCAGGGATGAGCTCGGCCGAGCGCCTTCTGGTGGGCCTCGCCTTCTTCTTCGGCGCTGCGGCCCCCGATCCGCCAGCCGCGGTCGACGCTCCTGTCTGA
- a CDS encoding NAD(P)-dependent oxidoreductase, protein MGQLPRLVLTGAAGFLGRRVIDRLAGKWQIEAVDREPPVAGALVHRPEVRWHAVDLTESEAVTRLFDGLRESGGATALVHLAAHYDFTGERHPDYERTNVEGTRRLLDACEGLGLERFIFASSLAASQFPRAGRMLDESSPPDGDHIYAESKRAGEAMMRAEGRFPTAIIRFAALYSDWCEYAPLFSLLRTWLAGRWNSRILGGRGRSAVPYLHVRDAGVFVERLLDLRRELLPAEVLIASPNRVTSHADLFRAVTTYVRGTASRPICTPRAVATLGLHFLDLVGRASGNRPFERPWMGRMIDRRLEVDPHQSYRRLSWTPRPRLDIVRRIPFLIENQYSEPGTWAAHNEAALHSSELSPQVQILRLFEAHEEELFEAATRALVADPVNFPHYARVGAVEHDWNHRQFLRNLAQSVRTRHRGFFRTYCYDLARRRAQQGFPQDELRAALLSFERVFHYVLATDPRAAALEPHLNELVHRTIEFGMDGLEAGYEEAGEPPAQPA, encoded by the coding sequence ATGGGGCAACTACCGCGACTCGTGCTGACCGGCGCGGCCGGCTTCCTCGGCAGACGGGTGATCGACCGTCTCGCCGGCAAGTGGCAGATCGAAGCGGTGGATCGCGAGCCCCCGGTCGCCGGCGCGCTCGTCCATCGCCCCGAGGTCCGTTGGCACGCGGTCGACCTGACCGAATCCGAGGCGGTGACGCGGCTCTTCGACGGCCTGCGCGAGAGCGGCGGCGCCACGGCATTGGTTCATCTCGCGGCGCACTACGACTTCACCGGCGAGCGCCACCCCGACTACGAGCGCACCAACGTCGAGGGAACCCGCCGGCTGCTCGACGCCTGCGAAGGGCTCGGCCTCGAGCGGTTCATCTTCGCGAGCTCGCTCGCCGCCAGCCAGTTCCCGCGCGCCGGCCGGATGCTCGACGAATCGAGCCCACCCGACGGCGATCACATCTATGCCGAGAGCAAGCGCGCCGGCGAGGCGATGATGCGGGCGGAGGGCCGCTTCCCGACCGCCATCATCCGCTTCGCGGCGCTCTACTCGGACTGGTGCGAATACGCTCCGCTCTTCTCGCTGCTGCGCACCTGGCTCGCCGGGCGCTGGAACTCGCGCATCCTCGGCGGACGCGGCCGCTCCGCCGTGCCCTACCTCCACGTGCGCGACGCCGGCGTCTTCGTCGAGCGCCTGCTCGACCTGCGACGCGAGCTCCTGCCGGCCGAGGTGCTCATCGCGAGCCCGAACCGGGTGACCTCGCACGCCGACCTCTTCCGTGCCGTGACCACCTACGTGCGAGGCACTGCGTCGCGTCCGATCTGCACGCCGCGGGCGGTCGCGACCCTGGGGCTTCACTTCCTCGATCTCGTCGGCCGGGCGAGCGGCAACCGGCCGTTCGAACGTCCCTGGATGGGCAGAATGATCGACCGCCGCCTCGAGGTCGATCCGCACCAGAGCTACCGGCGGCTCTCCTGGACGCCGCGCCCGCGCCTCGACATCGTGCGCCGGATCCCGTTCCTGATCGAGAACCAGTACAGCGAGCCGGGAACCTGGGCAGCGCACAACGAGGCGGCGCTGCACTCTTCCGAGCTCTCGCCGCAGGTCCAGATCCTTCGCCTGTTCGAGGCCCACGAAGAGGAGCTGTTCGAGGCCGCCACCCGCGCCCTGGTGGCCGATCCGGTGAATTTTCCCCACTACGCCCGCGTCGGCGCCGTCGAGCACGACTGGAATCATCGCCAGTTCCTGCGCAACCTGGCCCAGTCGGTGCGCACGCGTCACCGCGGCTTCTTTCGCACCTACTGCTACGACCTGGCGCGACGACGGGCACAGCAGGGCTTTCCGCAGGACGAGCTGCGCGCCGCGCTGCTCTCTTTCGAGCGCGTCTTCCACTACGTCCTGGCGACCGACCCGCGTGCCGCCGCCCTGGAGCCCCACTTGAACGAGCTCGTGCACCGCACAATCGAGTTCGGGATGGACGGCCTCGAGGCCGGCTACGAAGAGGCCGGCGAACCCCCGGCCCAGCCGGCCTGA